The proteins below come from a single Streptomyces spongiicola genomic window:
- the mreD gene encoding rod shape-determining protein MreD: protein MRFNRMLLSTTLVVVALVVQVSVLARLQLPGAVPDLLLLTVVALALVYGHTGGALVGFGAGLLADLAPPADHAAGRYALVLCVVGYLVGLARPENGRLTSATGPMVVVVAAAVGSTLLYAGVGALVGDTAARHVGLGSLLFTAALYDLLLAPFTVPLIMALARRAENDPLAEPQTGTADVSSGWATSGTGLRIGRQRGGLRIRAARTRASRAGRIRGVKRL, encoded by the coding sequence ATGCGCTTCAACCGGATGCTCCTCTCCACGACGCTCGTCGTGGTCGCGCTCGTCGTCCAGGTCTCCGTCCTCGCCCGGCTCCAGCTCCCCGGAGCGGTGCCGGACCTGCTGCTGCTCACCGTCGTGGCCCTCGCACTCGTCTACGGCCACACCGGCGGCGCCCTCGTCGGCTTCGGCGCGGGACTTCTCGCCGACCTCGCCCCGCCCGCCGACCACGCCGCCGGTCGCTACGCCCTCGTGCTCTGCGTCGTCGGCTACCTCGTCGGACTCGCCAGGCCCGAGAACGGCCGGCTGACCTCCGCCACCGGCCCGATGGTCGTGGTCGTGGCGGCGGCCGTCGGCTCGACCCTGCTGTACGCGGGCGTCGGCGCGCTCGTCGGCGACACCGCCGCACGCCATGTCGGCCTCGGCTCGCTGCTGTTCACGGCCGCCCTGTACGACCTGCTCCTGGCTCCGTTCACGGTGCCGCTGATCATGGCGCTGGCCAGACGCGCCGAGAACGACCCGCTCGCCGAGCCCCAGACCGGCACCGCCGACGTCTCCAGCGGCTGGGCCACCTCCGGCACCGGACTGCGCATCGGCCGCCAGCGCGGCGGGCTGCGGATCAGGGCGGCCAGGACGCGGGCCTCCCGCGCCGGCCGGATCAGGGGAGTCAAGCGACTGTGA
- the ndk gene encoding nucleoside-diphosphate kinase — protein sequence MSQRTLVLLKPDAVRRGLVGEIIGRIERKAGWRITALELRDLDQDTLEQHYGEHRGKPFYEPLVAFMSSGPVVALVVEGERVIEGVRTLAGPTDPIAAAPGSIRGDYGTIVRENLIHASDSEESAARELKIFFPGR from the coding sequence GTGAGCCAGCGCACGCTCGTCCTGCTCAAGCCCGACGCCGTACGCCGCGGTCTGGTCGGCGAGATCATCGGCCGCATCGAGCGCAAGGCGGGCTGGCGGATCACCGCGCTGGAGCTGCGTGACCTCGACCAGGACACCCTGGAGCAGCACTACGGCGAGCACCGGGGCAAGCCGTTCTACGAGCCGCTGGTCGCCTTCATGTCCTCCGGTCCCGTGGTCGCCCTGGTCGTGGAGGGCGAGCGGGTCATCGAGGGGGTGCGCACGCTGGCCGGCCCGACCGACCCGATCGCGGCCGCGCCGGGTTCCATCCGCGGCGACTACGGCACGATCGTCCGCGAGAACCTGATCCACGCCTCGGACTCCGAGGAGTCCGCGGCCCGCGAGCTGAAGATCTTCTTCCCGGGGCGCTGA
- a CDS encoding rod shape-determining protein: MSFIGRDMAVDLGTANTLVYVRGRGIVLNEPSVVAINTNTGGILAVGAEAKKMIGRTPGNIVAVRPLKDGVIADFEITERMLRYFILKIHKRRWAARPRIVVCVPSGITGVERRAVIEASTQAGARQVHIIEEPMAAAIGAGLPVHEATGNMVVDIGGGTTEVAVISLGGIVTAQSIRVAGDELDNAIIQHVKKEYSLLLGERTAENIKITIGSAYDLDKDEHTEIRGRDLVSGLPKTVVISATEVRKAIEEPVNAIVDAVKTTLDKCPPELSGDVMDRGIVLTGGGALLRGLDERLRSETGMPIHIAEDPLDSVALGSGKCVEEFEALQQVLDAQPRR, from the coding sequence ATGTCGTTCATCGGCCGTGACATGGCTGTCGACCTCGGGACCGCCAACACGCTGGTGTACGTCAGGGGTCGGGGGATCGTCCTCAACGAGCCGTCCGTGGTCGCCATCAACACCAACACCGGCGGCATCCTCGCGGTGGGTGCCGAGGCCAAGAAGATGATCGGACGTACGCCCGGCAACATCGTCGCGGTGCGCCCCCTGAAGGACGGTGTGATCGCCGACTTCGAGATCACCGAGCGGATGCTCCGCTACTTCATCCTCAAGATCCACAAGCGCCGGTGGGCGGCCCGGCCCCGCATCGTCGTCTGCGTGCCCTCCGGCATCACCGGGGTCGAGCGCCGGGCGGTCATCGAGGCGTCCACCCAGGCCGGCGCCCGCCAGGTGCACATCATCGAGGAGCCGATGGCGGCCGCCATCGGAGCGGGCCTGCCGGTCCACGAGGCCACCGGCAACATGGTGGTGGACATCGGCGGCGGTACCACCGAGGTCGCCGTGATCTCCCTCGGGGGAATCGTCACGGCACAGTCCATCCGGGTGGCGGGTGACGAGCTGGACAACGCGATCATCCAGCACGTCAAGAAGGAGTACAGCCTCCTCCTCGGAGAGCGGACCGCGGAGAACATCAAGATCACCATCGGCTCGGCGTACGACCTGGACAAGGACGAGCACACCGAGATCCGCGGACGCGACCTCGTCTCCGGGCTGCCCAAGACCGTGGTCATCTCCGCCACCGAGGTCCGCAAGGCCATCGAGGAACCGGTCAACGCGATCGTCGACGCGGTGAAGACCACCCTGGACAAGTGCCCGCCGGAGCTGTCCGGCGACGTCATGGACCGCGGCATCGTCCTCACCGGCGGCGGCGCGCTGCTGCGCGGGCTCGACGAGCGGCTCCGCAGCGAGACGGGCATGCCCATCCACATCGCCGAGGACCCGCTGGACTCGGTGGCGCTCGGCTCGGGCAAGTGCGTCGAGGAGTTCGAGGCGCTCCAGCAGGTGCTGGACGCCCAGCCCCGCCGCTAG
- the rodA gene encoding rod shape-determining protein RodA, whose translation MAGPHGFSVPRYAPERGGLAKLLARDSTIRRLDWPMLASALTLSLLGSLLVWSATRNRTELNHGDPYYFFLRHLLNTGIGLALMVGTVWLGHRTLRGAVPVLYGISLVLVALVLTPLGATINGAHAWIVLGGGFSLQPSEFVKITIIVGMAMLLATQVDAGDQLHPDHRTVARALGLAVLPMIIVMLMPDLGSVMVMVVIVLGVLLASGASNRWIFGLIGAGVGGAVLVTVLGLLDEYQINRFAAFANPELDPAGVGYNTNQARIAIGSGGLLGTGLFRGSQTTGQFVPEQQTDFVFTVAGEELGFVGAGLIIVLLGVVLWRACRIARETTELYGTIVAAGIIAWFAFQSFENIGMTLGIMPVAGLPLPFVSYGGSSMFAVWVAVGLLQSIKVQRPMSA comes from the coding sequence ATGGCCGGACCCCACGGCTTCTCGGTCCCGCGGTACGCGCCGGAGCGCGGCGGCCTCGCCAAGCTCCTCGCCCGCGACTCGACGATCCGCCGGCTCGACTGGCCGATGCTCGCCTCGGCGCTCACCCTGTCGCTGCTCGGCTCCCTGCTCGTCTGGTCCGCGACCCGCAACCGCACCGAGCTGAACCACGGCGACCCGTACTACTTCTTCCTGCGCCACCTGCTCAACACCGGTATCGGGCTCGCCCTGATGGTCGGCACCGTCTGGCTCGGGCACCGCACCCTGCGCGGCGCCGTGCCCGTGCTGTACGGCATCTCCCTGGTGCTGGTCGCACTGGTGCTCACCCCGCTCGGCGCGACCATCAACGGCGCCCACGCCTGGATCGTGCTCGGCGGGGGCTTCTCCCTCCAGCCCTCCGAGTTCGTGAAGATCACGATCATCGTGGGCATGGCGATGCTGCTGGCGACCCAGGTCGACGCCGGCGACCAGCTCCATCCCGACCACCGCACCGTCGCCAGGGCGCTCGGCCTGGCGGTCCTCCCCATGATCATCGTGATGCTGATGCCGGACCTCGGCTCGGTGATGGTGATGGTCGTGATCGTCCTGGGTGTGCTGCTCGCCTCCGGCGCCTCCAACCGCTGGATCTTCGGGCTGATCGGCGCCGGAGTCGGCGGCGCCGTGCTGGTCACCGTCCTCGGCCTGCTCGACGAGTACCAGATCAACCGGTTCGCCGCGTTCGCCAACCCCGAACTCGACCCGGCCGGCGTCGGGTACAACACCAACCAGGCGCGCATCGCCATCGGCTCCGGCGGGCTGCTCGGCACCGGCCTGTTCCGGGGCTCCCAGACCACCGGCCAGTTCGTCCCCGAACAGCAGACGGACTTCGTGTTCACCGTCGCCGGTGAGGAACTCGGCTTCGTCGGAGCGGGTCTGATCATCGTCCTGCTCGGCGTCGTCCTGTGGCGCGCCTGCCGCATCGCCCGCGAGACCACCGAGCTGTACGGCACCATCGTCGCCGCCGGCATCATCGCCTGGTTCGCCTTCCAGTCCTTCGAGAACATCGGGATGACCCTCGGCATCATGCCCGTGGCCGGACTGCCGCTGCCGTTCGTCTCCTACGGCGGCTCGTCGATGTTCGCCGTCTGGGTGGCCGTCGGACTGCTCCAGTCCATCAAGGTGCAGCGGCCGATGTCCGCCTGA
- the mreC gene encoding rod shape-determining protein MreC: MRDTKESRLLLVLLIAIAFALITVDIRGGEGSPVDGARQAAAAVFGPVENGVASAVDPVGNAIGAIRDSGERHDRISVLERENAALKARLGSDDRNRSRIRQLDSMLKTAATGQYGIKGAEVIAIGAAQGFSWTVTIDAGSVDGIRRDMTVLNGDGLVGRVTTVGPNTATVLLANDPDFTVGTRMERTDELGFATGQGDQPLSVQLLNGKAKVRKGDRLVTFGSQADKPFVPGVPVGEVVRVDPSGGALTRNVFVRPYAAFTKLDIVGVVVQAPRTDPRDTVLPPKPKPTPTPTVTVTVTPSAEGGARAQTGAPEDREQARDRDRAQDREQVQDRDQDPGGETPRADSTAAGTGRDAE, encoded by the coding sequence GTGAGGGACACGAAAGAGAGCCGGCTGCTCCTGGTCCTGCTGATCGCCATCGCGTTCGCGCTGATCACGGTGGACATCCGCGGCGGCGAGGGGTCACCGGTCGACGGCGCCCGGCAGGCCGCGGCCGCCGTCTTCGGGCCGGTCGAGAACGGTGTGGCCTCCGCCGTCGATCCGGTCGGCAACGCCATAGGGGCGATCCGCGACTCGGGCGAGCGGCACGACCGCATCTCCGTCCTCGAACGCGAGAACGCCGCACTCAAGGCGAGACTCGGCAGCGACGACCGCAACCGCAGCAGGATCCGGCAGCTCGACAGCATGCTGAAGACCGCGGCCACCGGGCAGTACGGCATCAAGGGGGCCGAGGTCATCGCGATAGGAGCCGCCCAGGGCTTCTCCTGGACGGTCACCATCGACGCCGGCTCGGTCGACGGCATCCGGCGCGACATGACCGTGCTCAACGGCGACGGTCTCGTCGGCCGGGTGACCACCGTCGGCCCGAACACCGCGACCGTACTCCTCGCCAACGACCCGGACTTCACCGTCGGCACCCGTATGGAGCGGACCGACGAGCTGGGCTTCGCCACCGGCCAGGGCGACCAGCCGCTCTCCGTGCAACTCCTCAACGGCAAGGCGAAGGTGCGCAAGGGGGACCGGCTGGTGACCTTCGGCTCCCAGGCCGACAAGCCGTTCGTACCCGGGGTGCCGGTCGGCGAGGTCGTCCGGGTCGACCCCTCCGGCGGCGCGCTGACCCGCAACGTCTTCGTACGGCCGTACGCCGCCTTCACCAAGCTCGACATCGTCGGCGTCGTCGTGCAGGCGCCCCGCACCGACCCGCGCGACACGGTGCTGCCCCCGAAGCCCAAGCCGACACCCACGCCGACGGTGACCGTCACGGTCACCCCCTCCGCGGAGGGCGGTGCCCGGGCGCAGACCGGCGCTCCGGAAGACCGGGAGCAGGCACGGGACCGGGACCGGGCACAGGACCGGGAACAGGTACAGGACCGGGACCAGGACCCGGGCGGGGAGACCCCGCGGGCGGACAGCACCGCGGCCGGCACCGGCCGCGACGCCGAGTAG
- the mrdA gene encoding penicillin-binding protein 2, producing the protein MSNIPETGRTPRVQIRLIVIQVLVFSLFATLGGRLWYLQIRNGDEYTNEAKGNHVQQVVQPAVRGSILDARGVPLADNETRLVVSASRTDLMRMKDDGKGVLTRLAEVLGMKPKDVMDKVRLCDAKTPQPCWNGSPYQPIPVTDEATTQQALQIRERAEDFPGITAEPMAVRRYAAPGEANTAQVLGYLSPVTDEEIEKAKDTDSPFLRSDQVGRSGLERTYDKDLRGKAGVTRYEVDKLGRVIGLAQADKAEPGANVVTSIDARVQAVAEWELDNAMKEARKVFDDNTNTNYKADSGAVVVMEARTGRVVAMASLPTYDPNAWVGGISAKDYARLTGKKSNFPLLNRAIQGQAAPGSIFKVIPTTAAVNAGYDFNGRYPCPSSYSIGNQVFKNFESQGHGSITLGQALEVSCDTVYYALAHQQWKKDGGLKPKDDPADWFYKTAHQFGLGAETGIDLPNEVTGRVPDRRWKQKFWEANKDYWCKIGKKGGDYIQQLSYENCLEGNLMRAGDSVNYSIGQGDTLVTPIQMATIYAAISNGGTMWNPTVGKAVISADGRSIREIEPESHGKLPMDARTRKLMNEALAGVATRGTAAWRFGGWPQDKIPMHAKTGTAEVHGKQTTSWFATYTKDYSIVMTISQGGTGSGASGPAVRNIYNALYGLDMEGNQDLGKALLPQPQKTLPKVQPDGSIDAPKITPYAPAQPEPEEDTSLAGPPPATGRRD; encoded by the coding sequence GTGAGCAACATTCCCGAGACGGGACGGACCCCGCGCGTCCAGATCCGGCTCATCGTCATCCAGGTCCTCGTCTTCTCCCTCTTCGCCACGCTCGGCGGGCGCCTCTGGTACCTCCAGATCCGCAACGGCGACGAGTACACGAACGAGGCCAAGGGCAACCACGTCCAGCAGGTCGTACAGCCCGCCGTGCGCGGCTCGATCCTGGACGCCAGGGGCGTGCCCCTGGCGGACAACGAGACCCGGCTCGTCGTCTCCGCGTCCCGCACCGACCTGATGAGGATGAAGGACGACGGCAAGGGGGTGCTCACCCGTCTGGCGGAGGTCCTCGGCATGAAACCGAAGGACGTCATGGACAAGGTCCGGCTCTGCGACGCCAAGACCCCCCAGCCCTGCTGGAACGGCTCCCCGTACCAGCCCATCCCGGTCACCGACGAGGCCACCACCCAGCAGGCCCTCCAGATCCGCGAACGCGCCGAGGACTTCCCCGGCATCACCGCCGAGCCGATGGCCGTACGCCGCTACGCCGCCCCCGGCGAGGCGAACACCGCGCAGGTCCTCGGCTACCTCTCGCCCGTCACCGACGAGGAGATCGAGAAGGCCAAGGACACCGACTCGCCGTTCCTGCGCTCCGACCAGGTCGGCCGCTCCGGACTCGAGCGCACCTACGACAAGGACCTGCGCGGCAAGGCCGGCGTCACCCGCTACGAGGTGGACAAGCTCGGCCGGGTCATCGGCCTGGCCCAGGCCGACAAGGCCGAGCCCGGCGCCAACGTCGTCACCTCCATCGACGCCCGCGTCCAGGCGGTCGCCGAGTGGGAGCTCGACAACGCGATGAAGGAGGCCCGCAAGGTCTTCGACGACAACACCAACACCAACTACAAGGCCGACTCGGGCGCCGTCGTCGTGATGGAGGCCAGGACCGGCCGGGTCGTCGCGATGGCCTCGCTGCCCACCTACGACCCGAACGCCTGGGTCGGCGGCATCTCGGCCAAGGACTACGCCCGGCTCACCGGCAAGAAGTCCAACTTCCCGCTGCTGAACCGCGCCATCCAGGGCCAGGCGGCACCCGGCTCCATCTTCAAGGTCATCCCGACCACCGCCGCGGTCAACGCCGGCTACGACTTCAACGGCCGCTACCCCTGCCCCAGCTCCTACTCCATCGGCAACCAGGTCTTCAAGAACTTCGAGTCCCAGGGCCACGGCAGCATCACCCTCGGCCAGGCCCTCGAGGTCTCCTGCGACACCGTCTACTACGCCCTCGCCCACCAGCAGTGGAAGAAGGACGGCGGGCTCAAGCCGAAGGACGACCCCGCGGACTGGTTCTACAAGACCGCCCACCAGTTCGGCCTCGGCGCCGAAACCGGCATCGACCTGCCCAACGAGGTCACCGGCCGGGTCCCCGACCGCCGCTGGAAGCAGAAGTTCTGGGAGGCCAACAAGGACTACTGGTGCAAGATCGGCAAGAAGGGCGGCGACTACATCCAGCAGCTCTCGTACGAGAACTGCCTGGAAGGCAACCTGATGCGCGCCGGTGACTCCGTCAACTACTCCATCGGCCAGGGCGACACGCTGGTCACCCCGATCCAGATGGCCACCATCTACGCGGCGATCTCCAACGGCGGCACCATGTGGAACCCCACCGTCGGCAAGGCGGTCATCAGCGCCGACGGCAGGAGCATCCGCGAGATCGAGCCCGAGTCGCACGGCAAGCTGCCGATGGACGCCAGGACGCGCAAGCTGATGAACGAGGCCCTCGCGGGAGTCGCCACCCGCGGAACCGCCGCCTGGCGGTTCGGCGGCTGGCCGCAGGACAAGATCCCGATGCACGCCAAGACCGGCACGGCCGAGGTCCACGGCAAGCAGACGACGTCCTGGTTCGCCACGTACACCAAGGACTACTCCATCGTCATGACCATCTCCCAGGGCGGTACCGGATCCGGTGCCTCCGGCCCCGCCGTGCGCAACATCTACAACGCGCTCTACGGACTGGACATGGAGGGCAACCAGGACCTCGGGAAGGCCCTGCTGCCCCAGCCCCAGAAGACGCTGCCGAAGGTCCAGCCCGACGGTTCCATCGACGCGCCGAAGATCACGCCCTATGCGCCGGCCCAGCCCGAGCCGGAGGAGGACACCTCCCTCGCCGGCCCGCCCCCCGCCACCGGACGGAGGGACTGA